In Phragmites australis chromosome 24, lpPhrAust1.1, whole genome shotgun sequence, the following are encoded in one genomic region:
- the LOC133907802 gene encoding uncharacterized protein LOC133907802 isoform X2 — protein MKKMVCRFLAMVFSCFKPNPLSQQDTISVNESISDQGTGRSSNLMCLLADEVLIEIFLRLPPHPSCILRASIVCKHWRHLITSTLFLRCFHEFHQMPPLLGFFTNSTRIPHFLPYGDTPNRVIAAAFSLPDPYWQVLCCRHSHVILVNSIWTRILVWDPMTGEKRFVSMPNLTIEPGSQVAVFCRAGHNDHSCPFFIVWVYTIGITAYAREYSSERGTWNLFKISSVPFGSKVDSRPSVLVGNVLYWLLKPNHILAFDCGTRKLHCIECPPETNDICRRNVHVMKVEDGGLGLIAVMQFGLLLWARETNAEGAPSWVLRKVIDLDAYLPVAVAALPSTDNHTTRRPAVMILGIIEDDDVVFLWMISGVFAVQLNSMHFKKIFESDVSVAIFPYKSFYIAEMLGSDSGKGFVGH, from the exons ATGAAGAAAATGGTATGCCGCTTCTTAGCTATGGTCTTCTCCTGTTTTAAGCCCAATCCACTTTCACAGCAAGACACAATCAGCGTAAATGAGTCAATCAGTGATCAGGGCACGGGCCGCTCCTCCAATCTGATGTGCCTCCTGGCGGATGAAGTACTCATTGAGATTTTCCTTCGCCTCCCCCCACACCCTTCTTGCATTCTTCGTGCCTCAATTGTCTGTAAGCACTGGCGCCACCTGATCACCAGCACCTTATTTCTCCGCTGCTTTCATGAATTTCATCAAATGCCTCCCCTGCTTGGTTTTTTCACTAACTCCACTAGGATACCTCACTTTCTCCCTTATGGGGACACTCCGAATCGTGTCATAGCTGCAGCCTTCTCCCTGCCTGATCCCTACTGGCAGGTCCTCTGCTGTCGCCACAGTCATGTTATCCTTGTTAACTCAATTTGGACAAGAATTCTGGTGTGGGATCCCATGACTGGTGAAAAACGCTTTGTATCCATGCCAAATTTAACTATTGAGCCCGGAAGCCAAGTTGCAGTGTTTTGTCGAGCTGGCCACAATGACCACTCTTGCCCCTTCTTCATAGTTTGGGTATACACCATCGGAATCACTGCTTATGCCCGTGAATACTCATCTGAGAGGGGGACCTGGAACTTATTTAAGATTTCATCAGTACCATTTGGATCTAAGGTTGATTCCAGGCCTAGTGTCCTTGTTGGGAATGTCTTATATTGGCTTCTTAAGCCAAATCATATCCTTGCATTTGATTGTGGCACACGTAAGTTGCATTGTATTGAGTGTCCACCCGAAACAAATGATATCTGTAGGAGGAATGTCCATGTTATGAAGGTCGAGGATGGGGGGCTAGGCCTTATTGCTGTGATGCAGTTCGGCCTGCTCTTGTGGGCAAGGGAGACCAATGCTGAGGGTGCTCCAAGTTGGGTACTGCGCAAGGTCATTGATTTGGATGCGTACCTTCCAGTGGCAGTGGCAGCTCTTCCATCCACAGATAATCATACCACTAGAAGGCCTGCAGTCATGATACTGGGGATCATTGAGGATGACGATGTGGTATTCTTATGGATGATATCTGGTGTCTTTGCAGTCCAGCTCAATTCAATGCACTTCAAGAAGATTTTTGAGTCTGATGTCTCTGTAGCTATTTTTCCGTACAAAAGCTTTTATATCGCAG AGATGCTAGGTTCGGACTCCGGCAAGGGCTTCGTAGGCCATTGA
- the LOC133907802 gene encoding uncharacterized protein LOC133907802 isoform X1, producing MKKMVCRFLAMVFSCFKPNPLSQQDTISVNESISDQGTGRSSNLMCLLADEVLIEIFLRLPPHPSCILRASIVCKHWRHLITSTLFLRCFHEFHQMPPLLGFFTNSTRIPHFLPYGDTPNRVIAAAFSLPDPYWQVLCCRHSHVILVNSIWTRILVWDPMTGEKRFVSMPNLTIEPGSQVAVFCRAGHNDHSCPFFIVWVYTIGITAYAREYSSERGTWNLFKISSVPFGSKVDSRPSVLVGNVLYWLLKPNHILAFDCGTRKLHCIECPPETNDICRRNVHVMKVEDGGLGLIAVMQFGLLLWARETNAEGAPSWVLRKVIDLDAYLPVAVAALPSTDNHTTRRPAVMILGIIEDDDVVFLWMISGVFAVQLNSMHFKKIFESDVSVAIFPYKSFYIAGASGGRDAGGNDAGGEEQEETSRPTRSICVC from the exons ATGAAGAAAATGGTATGCCGCTTCTTAGCTATGGTCTTCTCCTGTTTTAAGCCCAATCCACTTTCACAGCAAGACACAATCAGCGTAAATGAGTCAATCAGTGATCAGGGCACGGGCCGCTCCTCCAATCTGATGTGCCTCCTGGCGGATGAAGTACTCATTGAGATTTTCCTTCGCCTCCCCCCACACCCTTCTTGCATTCTTCGTGCCTCAATTGTCTGTAAGCACTGGCGCCACCTGATCACCAGCACCTTATTTCTCCGCTGCTTTCATGAATTTCATCAAATGCCTCCCCTGCTTGGTTTTTTCACTAACTCCACTAGGATACCTCACTTTCTCCCTTATGGGGACACTCCGAATCGTGTCATAGCTGCAGCCTTCTCCCTGCCTGATCCCTACTGGCAGGTCCTCTGCTGTCGCCACAGTCATGTTATCCTTGTTAACTCAATTTGGACAAGAATTCTGGTGTGGGATCCCATGACTGGTGAAAAACGCTTTGTATCCATGCCAAATTTAACTATTGAGCCCGGAAGCCAAGTTGCAGTGTTTTGTCGAGCTGGCCACAATGACCACTCTTGCCCCTTCTTCATAGTTTGGGTATACACCATCGGAATCACTGCTTATGCCCGTGAATACTCATCTGAGAGGGGGACCTGGAACTTATTTAAGATTTCATCAGTACCATTTGGATCTAAGGTTGATTCCAGGCCTAGTGTCCTTGTTGGGAATGTCTTATATTGGCTTCTTAAGCCAAATCATATCCTTGCATTTGATTGTGGCACACGTAAGTTGCATTGTATTGAGTGTCCACCCGAAACAAATGATATCTGTAGGAGGAATGTCCATGTTATGAAGGTCGAGGATGGGGGGCTAGGCCTTATTGCTGTGATGCAGTTCGGCCTGCTCTTGTGGGCAAGGGAGACCAATGCTGAGGGTGCTCCAAGTTGGGTACTGCGCAAGGTCATTGATTTGGATGCGTACCTTCCAGTGGCAGTGGCAGCTCTTCCATCCACAGATAATCATACCACTAGAAGGCCTGCAGTCATGATACTGGGGATCATTGAGGATGACGATGTGGTATTCTTATGGATGATATCTGGTGTCTTTGCAGTCCAGCTCAATTCAATGCACTTCAAGAAGATTTTTGAGTCTGATGTCTCTGTAGCTATTTTTCCGTACAAAAGCTTTTATATCGCAG GTGCTTCGGGGGGACGTGATGCTGGTGGAAACGATGCTGGAGGTGAAGAGCAGGAGGAGACATCTAGACCTACTAGGTCGATCTGTGTCTGCTGA
- the LOC133906882 gene encoding 26S proteasome non-ATPase regulatory subunit 4 homolog — MSMEDGNSGAASAADALQMSLQEEKTGTQSDMNEVFENQSFVASVVYTIPGVDPNDPTVKNLLAVLNGQRENVCTRNVQGL, encoded by the exons ATGTCAATGGAAGATGGTAACTCTGGAGCTGCCTCTGCTGCAGATG CTCTTCAGATGTCTCTTCAGGAAGAAAAAACAGGCACTCAGTCTGACATGAATGAAGTGTTTGAGAATCAATCATTTGTGGCATCTGTCGTTTATACA ATTCCTGGTGTTGATCCTAACGACCCAACTGTCAAAAATCTGCTGGCAGTATTGAATGGCCAGAGGgag aATGTATGTACAAGAAATGTACAAGGGTTGTAA